ATTTAATGCCGTGGCGGTGCGTGCGATCCCACAGATCGAACGGCGCCCGCGCGGGAATATAGAGCAACTGCGTGTATTCCTTGAGGCCTTCGACCTTGTTGTGCGAATACGCCAGCGGCGCTTCGAAATCGTGCGCCACATGCTTGTAGAACTCGTGATATTGCTCTTCGGTGATCTCGCTCTTGCTGCGTGCCCAGAGCGCGCTGGCCTGATTGACCGTCTCGTCCTTGCCCGTAGTCCGATAGACCGAGTTGTCCTTGTCCCACTCCTCCTGTTTCATCACGATCGGCACGATAATGTGATCCGAATACTTGCGCACGATGGCGCGCAGCCGATGGCCGTTGGCCAGATCGTCGTCGCCCGCGCGCAAGTAGAGCGTTACTTCCGTGCCGCGGGTGTCCTTGTCGACGACTTCCAACGTGTACTCGCCGCCGCCATCGGACTCCCAACGCACGCCGTGCTCCTTGGAAAGTCCAGCGCGGCGCGTCAGCACCGTCACCTTGTCGGCCACCACAAACGCCGAATAAAAGCCGACACCGAACTGGCCAATGAGATTGGCATCCTTCGCCTGGTCGCCGGTGAGACTATCGAAAAACTCGCGCGTGCCGGATTTGGCAATGGTGCCGATATTAGCAATGACTTCATCACGCGACATGCCGATGCCGTTATCGCTCACCGTCACGGTGCGCGCCTTGGGATCGAACGCCACGCGGATTTTTAGCTCGGCGTCGTTTTCCATCAGCGCCTTGTCGGTGAGCGCCTCGAAGCGCAGCTTGTCGGCGGCGTCGGACGCGTTGGAAATCAGTTCGCGCAAAAAAATCTCCTTGTTGCTGTACAAGGAGTGAATCATCAGATTGAGCAGTTGTTTGACTTCGGCCTGGAAGCCGTGGGTTTGCTTGGTGGAGGTTTCAGTCATCGCACGCCTTCGACATTATGAGTAGTCGCCCGACCCTCGCCATAAACCGCCGGCGCGGCGATTTGCCATAGATACATCATGTGCAGATCGCCGGCCGAGTCACGGTAGCTCTCGGTTATTTTCGCCGGCCAATCGCCCATGTCGAAAGTGTAGGAAACCACCCGCGCTCCGGGTCTAAGTTGATTGGCGAGCTGCGCCCGGGCGGCCTGATTGCCGTCGTAGGAAAGGTAGAGCGTCACGACGCTGGCGCCTGAAAGATCGGCGCTCAAGAAATCCTGCTGGCGAATCTCCACTAGCTTTTCCACTCCCTGCTTGCGGACGTTTTCGCGCGCCAACTTCACCAAACCCGCGTCGATCTCAAAACCAACAGCTTTGACGCCATACTTCTTCGCTGCGGCAATGACGATCCGGCCGTCGCCGGCGCCAAGATCATAGAGCACGTCGCCCTGCTTCACTTCGGCCAGTTTGAGCATGCGGTCGACGACGTCCTGCGGCGTCGGATCGTAGGGCGCCCACTGCCCTTCGCCGCGGACACGCCCGTCGCCAACCGGTGCCGCGATCGGTGGAGGCGGATAAGCACTGCCGCCCGAATAACTATAATAACCATAAACGTAGGGCGTGCTCACGATAATGCTTGGGTAGCCTACAATCGGCCAATGAGGGTAGCGCCAGGGTGGCGCATAGCTGAAATAAGCTTTGGGCAGGCGATAGTGCGGATAAGATGAATAGACAAACACACCACCGGGACGCGCGTAACTCACTGCCGGCGGAATATAAATTCGCGCGCCTTGGAAATAGGAAGACCGGGCACCCCATCCGGGAGTTCTCGCTGCGCCCACCGAGCTATAGGCAACGGGACCGCGACCGCGTTGCGAAGAAGCTTGCGCGATGTCGAACGAGACAACGAGAAGCATCAGCACGATGGCAACTGGATTCATCCAAACTCCCTCCTGGTCAAGAGTTAAAAAGTTCTCTGAGCTGAAGTCAATCCCGCGCCGACACCGCAAGCTGGCGCACCACCGGCGCGCACCAGGCAACTAGCAGCCCCAGTAAAACCACGGTCAAGCCCATGAGGGCCACGGTCGCCGGCGCGCCGATCCAGTGAGCGCTGACGCCCGCGGTCAGCGCGCCAATCGGCATCAAGCCGCGGTCGAGCATGTAGATGCTCATAACCCTGCCGCGCAAATGATCCGGCACGATGACTTGCAACATGGTGTTGGTGGTCGCCATATAAAAAATCTGAAAGGCGCCATTGGCGACCAGAAACACAATGGCCAGCGGAAACGAGGTCGTCCAGGAAAACAACATCATCGAAACCCCCAGGGCCACCAAACTCACCAGCAGCAAAACACCTTGCCGCTGCACCCGGCTTGAGAGCGTCGCCAAGATAAAGCCAGCCATCGTCGCGCCAAGCCCGGGAGCGGCGAGCAGCACACCGAGGCCTTCGGGACCGACCTGAAGCACGTCTTTTTGGAACACCGGCATGAGAGTCTGATAGGGCATCGCGATGATGCGCGGAATCAGCGCGCTGGTCATCAGAGCGAAGACCGCGGAGTTCGACCAAACGTATGACAAGCCTTCTTTCAGGTTGGCCCAGGCCGAAGAGCGCCGCGCATCGGCACAAGTCGGCGGCACGGTCATCAGATAAACCGAAATGAGCACGCCCGCATACGCAGCACCCTGAACGAAAAAATTGCCGGAAGGCCCGAACGCCGCAATCAACAAACCGCCCGCGGAGGGACCGATGATCTTGGTCATGTTGAACGCCGCTGAATTGAGCGCCACGGCGTTCATCAAATCTTCTTTCGGCACCAGCGTCGGCACCACGCTCTGGCGCACCGGGTCGACGAACGACCAGGCGATGGACGAAACCAGAGTAAAGACAAAGACGTGCCAGACATGGAGATAGCCCGAGGCCGCCAGAAAACCCATGCCTGCGGCCGTCAGCATCAAAAGACATTCCATCGCCAGGAGGATCTTGCGGCGGTCCATGCGATCGGCGATCACTCCGGCGATGGGGCTGACGACGAGGAAAGGCACTGCGCGCAGACCGTTCAGTAAGCCGAGCAGCACCGAAGAACCGGTTAGATCGTAGAGCAACCAGCCCAGGGTCACTTGCTGCACCCACTGCCCGGCGCTCATGAAAACCGTGCCGAACCAAAGATAGCGGTAGTTGATATGGCGCAGGGACGAAAACGTGCCGCCACGACGCTGCGCCGGGGCGCTCTCTTTCGGCCCGGCACGTTTGTCTGCAGTGCCCGTGCGGTGCTCAGCTATGTCGGCGCGTTCGTCCAATGCGGCGCTCCTTTGCGAGCGTCGACACGGCAACGGCACCGCGCTATTGATCTAGCGGCGGTGGAAAAATGACTGGATCGGCGCGCTTCGCTTAGTTCGCTCGGCTGACGAGAATAACATCGGCACGGCGAACAAAGCCAGGGGGATTGCCATGTTTCGAGCGCACTTCGAGCCACTCGCCCGAAGAACGCACGACATTGATGGTGGTGCCCTTGTCGATTTGCGAGACCACTTTGGAGGAGTTCACCGGCTCTTCGTGAACCGTTGTGGCGCGCACCGTCTCATAGGTTCCGGGCTCCCCGCCGCGGCGCGCCGGTGCCGGTTTGGCGGCCGGCGGAATCGGATCTGCCGCCCGAGCCACCGTCCTTGCGGGCGCCGGAGGATCCGGCTGACGCGGTGCCGGCCGGGCGGCCTGGGCAGCAGCCACTCGCGCCGCCGCCAGCCGCTCGGCTTCTTTTGCCGCCCCGGCCAACTTCTGTTGCGTCGCCGCCAGTTCCTTTTGATTCTCTTCGAGCTGGCTTTTCAAGTCGGCGATCTGCTTGCCGCTGTCCGCGGTATCGTGCTGCACTTTGGCAAGCTGCTCTTCGAGCAACTTGATCTTTTGCTCTTTGGCCTGCATGTCCTTCATCTGCTCTTGCATCGATTGCAGCAAGTCGTTGCGCTGCAAATAGCCACCGGCGAAAAACCCCGCGAGAGCCGACAATAGGACCCCGGCCACCCATAACCATTTTGAGCTCTTTGGCATACGCTGGATGTCTCCTGTCAGAGTAGTTGGTTCGCGCAAATCATCTTCTCTAGACCATTGAAACGAGGAAACCTGCGGCGACAAGAACCCGTTGCAATAGGGACATTGCTCAGCCGCGACCGGCACGCTGTTGGCACAGTGTGGACAGAGCCGAGTGCCACTGGCAGAACCCACCAACAA
This region of Deltaproteobacteria bacterium genomic DNA includes:
- a CDS encoding methyltransferase domain-containing protein; its protein translation is MNPVAIVLMLLVVSFDIAQASSQRGRGPVAYSSVGAARTPGWGARSSYFQGARIYIPPAVSYARPGGVFVYSSYPHYRLPKAYFSYAPPWRYPHWPIVGYPSIIVSTPYVYGYYSYSGGSAYPPPPIAAPVGDGRVRGEGQWAPYDPTPQDVVDRMLKLAEVKQGDVLYDLGAGDGRIVIAAAKKYGVKAVGFEIDAGLVKLARENVRKQGVEKLVEIRQQDFLSADLSGASVVTLYLSYDGNQAARAQLANQLRPGARVVSYTFDMGDWPAKITESYRDSAGDLHMMYLWQIAAPAVYGEGRATTHNVEGVR
- a CDS encoding MFS transporter produces the protein MNSAVPLPCRRSQRSAALDERADIAEHRTGTADKRAGPKESAPAQRRGGTFSSLRHINYRYLWFGTVFMSAGQWVQQVTLGWLLYDLTGSSVLLGLLNGLRAVPFLVVSPIAGVIADRMDRRKILLAMECLLMLTAAGMGFLAASGYLHVWHVFVFTLVSSIAWSFVDPVRQSVVPTLVPKEDLMNAVALNSAAFNMTKIIGPSAGGLLIAAFGPSGNFFVQGAAYAGVLISVYLMTVPPTCADARRSSAWANLKEGLSYVWSNSAVFALMTSALIPRIIAMPYQTLMPVFQKDVLQVGPEGLGVLLAAPGLGATMAGFILATLSSRVQRQGVLLLVSLVALGVSMMLFSWTTSFPLAIVFLVANGAFQIFYMATTNTMLQVIVPDHLRGRVMSIYMLDRGLMPIGALTAGVSAHWIGAPATVALMGLTVVLLGLLVAWCAPVVRQLAVSARD